One part of the Anaeromyxobacter sp. Fw109-5 genome encodes these proteins:
- the gyrA gene encoding DNA gyrase subunit A, protein MAEENLPPSPPAAPAPPPPPGDGHRAQVAIEDEMRKSYLDYSMSVIIGRALPDVRDGLKPVHRRVLYAMHTEGLHHNKRYSKCAGVVGEVLKKYHPHGDASVYDALVRLAQDWNLRYPLIDGQGNFGSVDGDPAAAYRYTESRLERLADFLLADIDKETVDWGPNFDDSTVEPLVLPTRFPNLLVNGSAGIAVGMATNIPPHNMGEVLDAVEHLIENPKVTIPELMRFIPGPDFPTAGIIQGRDGIRAAYEKGRGTIQVRARASIEVHPKTERESIVVTEIPYQVNKAKLVEHIADLVREKRLEGISDLRDESSREGMRVVIELKRDAVAQVVLNNLYAHTQMQTGFGVTLLAIDGGQPRILNLKELLERFVAHRRDVVTRRTRFELRKAREREHILLGLQIALDHLDEIIELIRKAPDRDAARDGLITRFALSELQAKAILEMQLQRLTGLERQKILDELAEVQKIILRLKEILASEKVLMEVIAGELREVKQLFADERRTEILGEATDYSTEDLIAEEEMVVTVSHAGYVKRNPVSLYRAQRRGGRGKTGAATRDEDFLESIFVASTHSYLLVFSDKGKVYWLKVHEIPPAGRAARGKPIVNLVQLSQGEKVAAILPVRRLPEPAGIVEEAEAAAGAEGAEPVEPAAPGEGGQYVFMATRRGLIKKTRLEQFSRPRAAGIIALGIEEADELIAARLIDGKSHVLLSTAQGMAIRFEESDVRAMGRTAYGVKGITLEPGDAVVSAETIPAAPPQGEPAPTILTVTRNGYGKRTELAEYRVQSRGGKGIITIKTTERNGPVVAAALVSDVEEVMLITNGGMLIRMPAKGISVIGRNTQGVRLITLESKEEEVVGVARVAETTPEAEAAEAAAGVEPAEGEEPGGGEPEAEA, encoded by the coding sequence ATGGCCGAAGAGAACCTCCCCCCGAGCCCGCCCGCCGCGCCCGCGCCACCGCCGCCTCCCGGCGACGGGCACCGCGCCCAGGTCGCCATCGAAGACGAGATGCGCAAGTCGTATCTCGACTACTCGATGTCGGTCATCATCGGGCGCGCGCTGCCGGACGTGCGCGACGGCCTGAAGCCGGTGCACCGCCGGGTGCTGTACGCGATGCACACGGAGGGGCTGCACCACAACAAGCGTTACTCCAAGTGCGCCGGCGTGGTGGGCGAGGTGCTGAAGAAGTACCACCCGCACGGCGACGCCTCGGTCTACGACGCGCTCGTGCGCCTCGCGCAGGACTGGAACCTGCGCTACCCGCTCATCGACGGCCAGGGCAACTTCGGCTCGGTCGACGGCGATCCCGCCGCGGCCTACCGCTACACCGAGTCCCGCCTCGAGCGGCTCGCCGACTTCCTCCTCGCCGACATCGACAAGGAGACCGTCGACTGGGGCCCGAACTTCGACGACTCCACCGTCGAGCCGCTGGTCCTGCCCACCCGCTTCCCGAACCTGCTCGTCAACGGCTCGGCCGGCATCGCCGTGGGGATGGCGACGAACATCCCGCCCCACAACATGGGCGAGGTGCTCGACGCGGTGGAGCACCTCATCGAGAACCCCAAGGTCACGATCCCCGAGCTGATGCGCTTCATCCCCGGTCCGGACTTCCCGACCGCGGGCATCATCCAGGGGCGCGACGGGATCCGCGCCGCCTACGAGAAGGGGCGCGGCACGATCCAGGTGCGCGCGCGCGCCTCCATCGAGGTCCACCCCAAGACCGAGCGCGAGTCGATCGTCGTCACCGAGATCCCGTACCAGGTGAACAAGGCGAAGCTCGTCGAGCACATCGCCGATCTGGTGCGGGAGAAGCGGCTCGAGGGGATCAGCGATCTGCGCGACGAGTCCTCGCGCGAGGGCATGCGCGTCGTCATCGAGCTGAAGCGGGACGCGGTGGCGCAGGTGGTGCTGAACAACCTGTACGCGCACACGCAGATGCAGACCGGCTTCGGGGTGACGCTGCTCGCCATCGACGGCGGGCAGCCGCGCATCCTGAACCTGAAGGAGCTGCTCGAGCGCTTCGTCGCCCACCGGCGCGACGTCGTCACCCGCCGCACGCGCTTCGAGCTGCGCAAGGCGCGCGAGCGGGAGCACATCCTGCTCGGGCTGCAGATCGCCCTCGATCACCTCGACGAGATCATCGAGCTCATCCGCAAGGCGCCGGATCGGGACGCCGCGCGCGACGGGCTCATCACGCGCTTCGCCCTCTCGGAGCTGCAGGCCAAGGCCATCCTGGAGATGCAGCTCCAGCGCCTCACCGGCCTCGAGCGCCAGAAGATCCTGGACGAGCTGGCGGAGGTGCAGAAGATCATCCTCCGGCTGAAGGAGATCCTGGCCTCCGAGAAGGTCCTCATGGAGGTGATCGCCGGGGAGCTGCGGGAGGTGAAGCAGCTCTTCGCCGACGAGCGGCGCACGGAGATCCTGGGCGAGGCGACCGACTACTCCACCGAGGACCTCATCGCCGAGGAGGAGATGGTCGTCACCGTCTCCCACGCCGGCTACGTGAAGCGGAACCCGGTGTCGCTCTACCGCGCGCAGCGCCGCGGCGGGCGCGGCAAGACCGGCGCGGCGACGCGGGACGAGGACTTCCTCGAGTCGATCTTCGTCGCCTCGACCCACAGCTACCTGCTCGTCTTCTCCGACAAGGGGAAGGTCTACTGGCTCAAGGTCCACGAGATCCCGCCCGCCGGCCGGGCCGCGCGCGGCAAGCCCATCGTGAACCTCGTCCAGCTCTCGCAGGGCGAGAAGGTGGCGGCGATCCTGCCGGTGCGCCGCCTGCCCGAGCCCGCCGGCATCGTCGAGGAGGCCGAGGCCGCCGCTGGCGCGGAGGGCGCCGAGCCCGTCGAGCCGGCCGCTCCCGGCGAGGGCGGGCAGTACGTCTTCATGGCCACCCGCCGCGGCCTCATCAAGAAGACCCGGCTCGAGCAGTTCTCCCGGCCGCGCGCGGCCGGCATCATCGCGCTCGGGATCGAGGAGGCCGACGAGCTCATCGCCGCGCGCCTCATCGACGGCAAGAGCCACGTGCTCCTCTCCACCGCGCAGGGGATGGCCATCCGCTTCGAGGAGTCGGACGTCCGCGCGATGGGGCGCACCGCCTACGGCGTGAAGGGCATCACGCTCGAGCCGGGCGACGCGGTGGTGTCGGCGGAGACCATCCCCGCCGCGCCGCCGCAGGGCGAGCCCGCGCCCACCATCCTCACGGTCACCCGCAACGGCTACGGCAAGCGCACGGAGCTCGCCGAGTACCGGGTCCAGAGCCGCGGGGGGAAGGGCATCATCACCATCAAGACCACCGAGCGGAACGGGCCGGTGGTGGCGGCGGCGCTGGTGTCCGACGTCGAGGAGGTGATGCTCATCACCAACGGCGGCATGCTCATCCGCATGCCGGCGAAGGGCATCAGCGTCATCGGGCGGAACACCCAGGGCGTCCGGCTCATCACCCTCGAGTCGAAGGAGGAGGAGGTGGTGGGCGTGGCGCGCGTCGCCGAGACCACGCCGGAGGCGGAGGCCGCCGAGGCGGCCGCAGGGGTGGAGCCGGCGGAGGGCGAGGAGCCTGGAGGCGGGGAGCCGGAGGCGGAGGCGTGA
- a CDS encoding F0F1 ATP synthase subunit epsilon encodes MALTLDIVTPERRVLSVTVDEVRAPGAAGGFGIRVNHEPFMTALEPGRLTYVEGGREHHYAIGGGFLQVAENRVIVLADTAEAAGDIDVERAKRAFQDAQDRLLRMTEQDEHHPAESARVKRAAARISVAGR; translated from the coding sequence ATGGCTTTGACCCTGGACATAGTGACCCCGGAGCGGCGCGTCCTCTCCGTCACCGTCGACGAGGTCCGCGCGCCCGGGGCCGCGGGCGGCTTCGGCATCCGCGTGAACCACGAGCCGTTCATGACGGCGCTCGAGCCGGGCCGCCTCACGTACGTCGAGGGCGGCCGCGAGCACCACTACGCCATCGGCGGGGGCTTCCTGCAGGTGGCCGAGAACCGGGTGATCGTGCTCGCCGACACCGCCGAGGCGGCGGGCGACATCGACGTGGAGCGGGCGAAGCGCGCCTTCCAGGACGCGCAGGACCGGCTCCTCCGCATGACCGAGCAGGACGAGCACCACCCCGCGGAGTCGGCGCGGGTGAAGCGCGCCGCGGCGCGCATCTCGGTCGCCGGGCGGTAG